Part of the Notamacropus eugenii isolate mMacEug1 chromosome 5, mMacEug1.pri_v2, whole genome shotgun sequence genome is shown below.
TATGGAAGGAGCTTTGTTAACTTTAAGGACTAGGTAAATACTAGCTGTTGTTACTACCATTATCATACTCACCACCCATCTATAGGTAGGGGTAGAGCTGGGAATATTAGACTGAAAAAGAAGCTACTATTTTTAAGCTGATTTAAAAATTTGTACTAGCTCATCAGTCTGTCCTGAGAAAAGAAGACCCTGTGGTAGGGGGGCTAGAGAGAGCTAGCTTTGGAGATATCACGATAACATtcataataacttgcatttattcagcacttcacaaatctcatttcatcctcgaaacattgggaggtgggtgctattatcatccccattttacagatgaggaaatggagattgaCAGAAGGTAAATTACTttcccagcgtcacacagctagtatggtTTAAACCCAGgggttcctgacttcaagcccagtgctctatccaccgtgctgCTTAGATActttaaagtcaagaagacctaaatctAGGTCCCACTTCTGATATATACTCGCTCTGTGACCCCTAGGCAAGTGGATTGACCTCCCACCTACCTCAAAGGATGGTTGTGAacatcagatgagatatttgtaaagtgcttaacacagagcctggcacatagtaggcattatataaatactgGACATTATTATTACTGTAATTACACTGAAGCAGAGAGGTATCCTAGCTTAGTGTTTAGAGCACTggagtttgagtcctgcctcagacactgtgtgaccttaggcaagtcacttaactcctgtctcagtttcctgaattgtaaCTGCACCAACCTCCCGGGTTTGTTGACctgttcaaatgaaataatatatgtacagggcctggcacacagttggtgcttaacgaatatttatttccttcctttctgtagAACTCTGGGCCAGTCCCTTAGTTTTTGTGGCCCTTAAGCTCAATTAACTTAccaataaaatggaataataatgtcTCAGAGGCTTGTGTGGCTCAGATAAGATGTACTGGTCTCTCCACCTATCTGTGTAAATACCTCACCTTCCCTACTGGGCTCTAAGCTTTCTGAGAGGCAGGAATCCTGTCTCATTCATCCATTTTCCTCCCCTAGCACTGGGCCCCTCGACAGACAGAATAGACATTGAATCCCTGGCATTTTGGCCTCCAGGAGCGAAGTCAGTCCCTTGGCCCATAAGACCAACACCTGCTATTTCCTTTTACAAAGACCCATGACTGGggcttggggaggggggtgggggggcacaTATTTGGCTACAGCCCCTGACCCAGCAGACTTGACTATGTTCTACTAACAGGTGTGACGTGAGCTTTGGTTTCTAAAAACAGCAGATGGGATGTGTTGTTCATTTCTCCAGTTACTATGACCCATGTAGTAATATTTAActtccccccccttcccccttctcatctgtttttctttctgttctttaggCAATCCCGAATGCTACACAAGTTGACTGGGTCTCCTAGCAACCTTCTCTAGGAATCTTGCCGGTATTTGATTGGGAAGCAGGACAGAAGGCCTGCAATTGATGAGTTTGCCTTGGGTGGACGTCGGAAGGTGAAGTCAGACGTTAGCATGGGTCAGAAGGTCACTGGGGGAATAAAGACTGTGGACATGAGGGACCCTACATACAGGCCCCTGAAACAAGAGCTCCAGGGCCTGGATTACTGTAAGCCCACACGGCTGGACTTGCTGCTGGACATGCCCCCCGTGTCCTATGATGTCCAGCTGCTCCACTCCTGGAATAATGATGACCGCTCACTCAATGTGTTTGTGAAGGAGGATGACAAACTTATCTTTCACCGGCATCCGGTGGCCCAGAGCACAGACGCCATCAGGGGGAAAGTGGGGTACACGCGCGGGTTGCACGTGTGGCAGATCACGTGGGCCATGCGCCAGCGTGGCACGCATGCGGTTGTTGGGGTGGCTACAGCAGATGCCCCCTTGCACTCTGTTGGGTACACGACCCTAGTGGGCAACAACCATGAGTCCTGGGGCTGGGACCTGGGGCGGAACAGACTGTACCATGATGGGAAGAACCAGCCGAGTAAAACCTACCCTGCCTTCCTAGAACCAGACGAAACTTTCATTGTGCCAGATTCTTTCCTGGTGGCCCTCGACATGGACGATGGGACGCTGAGCTTCATTGTTGATGGGCAGTACATGGGCGTGGCCTTTCGGGGACTCAAGGGCAAAAAACTTTACCCAGTAGTAAGTGCTGTCTGGGGCCACTGTGAAATACGAATGCGTTACTTGAATGGACTTGATCGTAAGTATTGACTTGGAAACCATGCACCATCTTTCTGCTTGTGAGGGAAACTCTTCTCCTGGGCAGGGCCAAAGCCATAGCTCCCCAGAAGCTGGTGCCCAAGATCCTAGAAGTAAATGATTCCATATTCCACCTCTGACTACTTACTATGACCACTTGTGTGACCACTGGCCCTCCATTTGTTATCAGACCCTTGTAAGCTGAGGTGACtgtactagatggcttctgaagtccctttggGCTCCGGATCTCAATTTATAATCAGTAATATGAGGGGACAGGTCTAGACTGCTTCTGGAATCCCTTTTGACTGATGAGATTTATGAAcctataaaaagtttgagagaagaAATCCagtatcaggggtggggaacctgcagccttttgactgaggtcaagttttatagaacaaatcctttccttaaggggatttgttctgtgaagtttgggtttgGTCGAAAGGCCACACGTGAGGACCGagaaggccaaatgtggccttgaggtcataggttccccactcctaggGATAGTAATGAGTGcatgggaagggagaaagtaaCTCTTCCCATGTTTTCTTCAAAACTGAAAACACCCACTGGAGTCCCCTAGACTACTTTGCAATGTAGTACAGTAATCAGTGCTgaatctagctgtgtgaccctgagaaagtcccttgatttctgtgcctcactttgctcatccATAAACCAATGGAGTTGGACTCAATGTCCTTTAAGAGTCCTTCCAGCCCAAAGTCTGTGATCAGATAATTCCTTTGgatccctcttctccctctaattcTAGGAATTCCAGAATGAAATGACAGGTATTAGAAACAcaagtgaaagaagaaacaaaattatccctATCTGCAGATGGATGCGGTGGGTTAGCTTGAAAACCTCCAGAGAACTGGCAGAAAAACTGATTAAGACAATTTTTAACTTCAGGAAAAGAAGCAGGATACAAAAAGACTGCAcaaaattatcagcatttttCTGCCCTGATAACCAAAAGGCAAGGAAACATGAGGAATAATTGCTAAGTgcacaaaatatctgggagtcatcGTACCGAGGCACACATGGGATTTATTTAAATGcaactacaaaacactctttacCAGAATAAAAGAAGGGGTAGTGATGGGTTAGAGGGTTAATCTGGGAGAAAAGAAGatgtgggcaaattacttaatttctcaggGCCCCAGGTAACTCTCTTCCATCATTCAATCAATTGATTAATAAccattactatgtgccaggcactgtgctaagctctgaaaACTAGTAAGTTGCAGAATAGAGGGTCCCACAGCTGTTAGGCATCTGTAATGGtgaaggagtttccttactggGGAGTTccctgcattaaaaaaaaattgcaagtccagttcaaaaagaaaagaatgataggaaaatttaaataattggagagaacATGTCATTGTTCATGGTTGGGCAGAGCTGATAACGCTATTTTCAATTCTTCAGTCAACTTTTTTTCGCCTCTTAGTAGCCCCATACTGTCGGTAAGTAAGGTTGTATCTGTATCTGACCTAATTACCCAAACCTGATGGCATCCCTTTTATGATGTATCTCCCTTAAGGTTCCTTCTTAACTCATAATTTGTGTGGTTATCGCTGAGGTGTAGACAAATTAGTCATTGGGTGGAGCCAGATGGGAGGACTTGCTTCTGGTCTGGTTGACTTGTGGAGCGTGCATGTGTTGGAAATTGACAGTGGGCACTCAGCAACCaaagaaaaatctccagggaagGAAACAGTAACTGAAGGTTAGAGTTGGGGTTgtgtatttgaagggctgtctgtCACATGGGAGTTGGGACTAGGTTAGTTTTCTCATCCCCCTCATTTAAATACTTTACAATTCTGAATGCTTATGAAATGTCTTTGGGCAACTGGTCTTTCTAAGATGGACTAACATTCCCCCCTGCCCTGTAAATAGCACTAATATAGGCATCAGGACTGAagatgtgatttcattagtacgaggaactcccaggtgaggaaatacTTTCTTCCTATGCAAGTTGTCACTTTCTCTATATCTTTAATAGAGTTGCCTAGACTTGAGAGTTCAAGTAACTCACTCAGGGTCATGCTGCCACTAACATGTCTCAGGTAGGACTGAACCCAGACCTCCCTGTCTTCAAAACCAACTCAAGCCTGGCTGCCTTCCTCACATTGATGTAACATTTGAACAGcactttccatatttattttctcatttgtgagcCCATTAAGGTGACTGTGGCAGTCACACATTTCTTAGCTTCAGTGATGGTCTAAGCTACCATTGTCAGGCAGAGGCCTGGACTTGATGAATTGGTGAGCATCTTCTGTGGTTTTCTCCTGGCCAGATGATGGTAGATGAGTGCCATGCTCATCCCACCCTAGGATGGGTGATGGCCAGCAGCTCAGACCTTGCTATGCAGCTGACCTTGGTGGGCTGGGAGCAGGTCTGGGCTGGCGCCTCTGAGTTCTGGCCTTGCTCTCCAGGCCAGACACAGTGGTGCATGCGGTCTCCCCGCCCGTGCCCCCCTCCAACCCCAGAGTTTTGGAGGCTAAATCCAAATATTTGCCCTTGTCTTGGGTGTCTTGGCTTTCTCATCATCATGTTccactcttcccctcccatcccacccccaaacTACAGCCTTCGAGAGGGAAAGACAACCGCATGATTGGATGTGGGTTGAttgtgttgttattgttgttttaattttactgTGGAAACCTTCTCCCTCCTCCGAGGCCCCCACCCCTCCTTAGCTTTGGCTGGGATAATGAAAACAAGTCCGACCGCCGTGTCTGCGGCTTCCAGAGCAGCTTGGTCTTGACCTGAAGCAGCCCCAGTACCCCCGAGTCATGAGACTCTCTTCTGGGCAGAGACGTTCAGTTGCATATCCAGCAACCACCCTCTGGGAGCCTGGGTTAGGGAAACCAGTAAGGCAAGTCCAGGGATCTGTCTCCAGATGCCAGATCAATGGGCTATTGCTGTGGCATATTTCACACCCCAGACCCCACTGCCctttggggatgggggtggggaagagggggaagggaagtgggtttgaatctcagcatCTTGCCTTGTAAAATGGATCTTAGACTAGGTGATCTCAAAGGACCCTTCCTACTCTGAATGTCTGCTCTTATGGCTCTATGAAGGGCccaacactggatttgaagttagggaGAATGGGGTTGtgttccagctctgacatttaacTCCCTGTGTGGCTTTAGGCAGATCACTTTAGTAAGTTCTAATAAATCTAGTAAATATGAAATCCTAGTAAATCCAGCAAATCCCCCCTATAAAACGAAGGCCATTGGAGTAGAGGTGGTCCCCTCAAACCTGTGATATTCCTCCCTTATTATCCTTTGattggaaaaagtgaaaaaaaaaatgggtcctCTTGACCTCACAAACACTTCAGCCTTGAATCTCTCCTGCCCCATATTCTGGGTGACTTCAGACGAATcatgtcttctgtaaaatgaaagggtgggaCTAGGTGGTCCCTTCTCATCCCAACCTCTGATCCTGCTAGTTTACAGATCAGGAGAAGGTTTAACTAACCATGAAAGCCCTTCGGGAAACTGGAGTTTCCAGATTGGAAGACCATGGCCGTCTGGTGAGGTCTAGTTGCCCACTGATCAGCCCTAGAGATGAGAAACTGCCCCTCAGCATAGTGTTAATGCAACATCCAGTGCTGGCCCGTGGGTTTAttccattttcattatttatcCCCCACACTGGGTGGGATGTGCAGTTTTTCTTCCAGCAGGGAGAGGAGCAGGGCCCAGGCTGAGTCAGGATGAGCATCAGTGTCAAAGTCCTCCTGGAGAGAAGCATCTCCAGGGGTGCCGAGGACGACTCACGTTTCTGCCGATGCATATCTGGCAAATGGAGTAATCGCCCAGCTGGGACCTGTGTCAACTGGGGAGGTCTGGTGTGGATTTTAGTTTTCTTAGCCCGGAGACACCTTCCAAAAAGTGGCTGGAATGTCTCTTGGGTGTAGGTGTGGTGGCCTTCCATCTGGCTGGAATAGTGGAGTGCAAAGGGAAAAGTTCTGCCTGCACTCTTAACGTGATCTTGGTCCAC
Proteins encoded:
- the SPSB1 gene encoding SPRY domain-containing SOCS box protein 1 yields the protein MGQKVTGGIKTVDMRDPTYRPLKQELQGLDYCKPTRLDLLLDMPPVSYDVQLLHSWNNDDRSLNVFVKEDDKLIFHRHPVAQSTDAIRGKVGYTRGLHVWQITWAMRQRGTHAVVGVATADAPLHSVGYTTLVGNNHESWGWDLGRNRLYHDGKNQPSKTYPAFLEPDETFIVPDSFLVALDMDDGTLSFIVDGQYMGVAFRGLKGKKLYPVVSAVWGHCEIRMRYLNGLDPEPLPLMDLCRRSVRLALGKERLSEIHTLPLPASLKGYLLYQ